A single genomic interval of Eurosta solidaginis isolate ZX-2024a chromosome 3, ASM4086904v1, whole genome shotgun sequence harbors:
- the LOC137243910 gene encoding uncharacterized protein: MKKSDYIVKMNNILSDLSTYRILRQDPTLRLQTKNNQLVDKLEKLGIITKRERSQMTTHTALPPRIYGAPKVHKDNIPLRPICSMINSPSYNLCKYLTNVLKNLTSESKFNVKSAIEFKNKINNSCICDDERLVSFDVVSLFPSVPTDLAIGTIMTKWDDIKQYTDIPKKLFMEILTFCITENRYFKYEEMIYTQLRGLPMGSPASPIVADIIMEEILKKLTNTRLLSKYVDDVFAIIREDELEKTMKTLNTYHKDIQFTMELETENRLPFLDCLVCKRGNQIKVDWYQKPTSSGRIMSYKSKHPRSMIINTAKNFIGKVLDTSDVVFHPENKRKIANILKMNDFPYGIIRRMIKAYSEIKIPKNGEKTTTKYKSMLYIPGFSDRLKGSDIYDKENIKIAHKPAYTTNIFYNNMKSKVALLDKNNIVYKITCAGNENDKCNKEYVGITKNKLKTRISGHRSDIKCRAASNTQKTALAALCAGSGHQPDFEAVSILQTEQNYKKRFTLEMLHITNTPINKRLNYKIDTDGCSHIYRHLLESWKISSKLHGEPNGRRLAK, translated from the coding sequence ATGAAAAAAAGTGACTACATAGTAAAGATGAATAATATATTATCCGATCTGTCAACATATAGAATATTACGACAAGACCCAACGTTgcgtttacaaacaaaaaacaatcaattaGTAGATAAATTAGAGAAACTAGGTATCATTACAAAAAGAGAAAGATCACAAATGACAACCCATACCGCTCTACCACCGCGAATATATGGTGCGCCAAAAGTACACAAAGATAATATACCTTTAAGACCAATTTGTTCAATGATTAATTCTCCGTcctataatttgtgtaaatacttgaccaacgttttaaaaaatctgacttccgaatcaaaatttaatgtaaaaagtgcAATAGAGTTCAAAAATAAGATAAACAACTCCTGTATATGTGACGATGAACGTCTGGTGTCGTTTGATGTAGTGTCATTGTTTCCAAGTGTACCAACGGATTTAGCTATAGGGACTATAATGACAAAGTGGGATGACATAAAACAATACACAGATATACCAAAAAAGCTCTTTATGGAAATATTGACCTTTTGTATCACAGagaatagatattttaagtatgAAGAAATGATTTATACGCAGTTAAGAGGGcttccaatgggatctccggcatcaccgatagtagccgacatcatcatggaagaaatattgaagaaattgacaaacacgagactacttagtaagtacgtagatgatgtgtttgcaATAATAAGGGAGGACGAACTAGAGAAAACAATGAAAACCCTAAACACATAtcataaagatatacaatttaccATGGAGCTAGAGACTGAAAACAGATTACCCTTCTTGGATTGTCTCGTATGTAAGAGaggtaaccaaataaaagtagattggtaccaaaagcccACATCATCAGGACGGATAATGAGCTACAAATCCAAACATCCCAGAAGCATGATtataaatacagccaaaaactttatTGGGAAGGTGTTGGACACGAGTGATGTAGTGTTCCAccctgaaaacaaaagaaaaattgcaaatatactaAAAATGAATGACTTCCCTTATGGAATTATACGGAGGATGATAAAAGCTTACagtgaaataaaaatacccaaaaacgGAGAAAAAACAACTACAAAGTACAAATCGATGTTATATATACCAGGCTTCTCCGACAGATTAAAAGGTTCCGACATATATGACAAGGAAAACatcaaaattgcacataaaccagcctatacgacgaatattttctacaacaacatgaaaagtaaagtagcattattagacaaaaacaacattgtatacaaaattacatgCGCTGGAAATGAAAACGATAAATGTAACAAAGAGTATGTAGGTATAACTAAGAATAAATTGAAAACGAGGATATCAGGCCACCGATCTGATATAAAATGCAGAGCAGCTAGTAACACGCAAAAAACTGCACTTGCGGCCCTCTGTGCAGGGAGCGGCCATCAACCAGATTTCGAAGCAGTGAGCATACTTCAAAcagagcaaaattacaaaaagcgcttcactttagaaatgctccacataacaaacacaccaataaacaagagacttaactataaaatagataccgacggctgctcacatatctacagacacttgctagaatcgtggaaaattagttcaaagctacatggcgaaccgaacggacgcagattagcaaagtaa